A section of the Corynebacterium tuberculostearicum genome encodes:
- a CDS encoding glutamine synthetase family protein: MNSQHEFVLRTVEERDIRFIRLWFTDILGALKSVVMSPSELESAFEEGVGFDGSSVEGFSRISESDTIALPDPSTFQILPFDMDEPDLQSARMFCDIAQPDGQPSMVDPRHILRRQVTEAANDGFTCMASPEIEFYLLERGRELTDLVPTDNGGYFDQATHDTAPLFRRKAMLALESLGIATEFSHHETAPGQQEIDLRHADVLTMADNIMTFRHVIKQVATNSNVRATFMPKPFEHLPGSGMHTHLSLFEGQSNAFHDPDDEFSLSQTGRQFIAGILEHSTEMSAIVNQWTNSYKRLMFGNEAPGTATWGVSNRSALVRVPTYRLTKEESRRVEIRSIDASMNPYLGYAVLLAAGLRGIREGYELDDPAEDDVHQLTRRERRAMGYKDLPTSLDQALREFEKSEFMAEVLGEHVFEFFLRSKWDEWHHYQSQITTFELRNNLNF, encoded by the coding sequence ATGAATAGCCAACACGAATTTGTCTTGCGCACCGTTGAGGAACGCGATATCCGCTTTATCCGCCTGTGGTTTACGGATATTCTGGGCGCCCTTAAATCCGTGGTCATGAGCCCGTCCGAGTTGGAATCGGCCTTTGAAGAAGGTGTTGGCTTCGATGGTTCTTCCGTAGAGGGCTTTTCTCGCATCTCTGAGTCTGACACCATCGCGCTGCCAGATCCCTCCACCTTCCAGATTCTGCCCTTTGATATGGATGAGCCGGACCTGCAATCGGCCCGCATGTTTTGCGATATCGCACAGCCAGACGGCCAACCCTCCATGGTGGACCCGCGCCATATCCTGCGCCGCCAGGTCACCGAGGCCGCTAACGATGGGTTTACCTGCATGGCCTCACCAGAAATCGAGTTCTATCTCCTCGAGCGCGGCCGCGAACTCACCGACTTGGTACCGACGGATAACGGCGGTTACTTCGACCAAGCAACGCACGATACCGCCCCGCTTTTCCGCAGGAAGGCAATGCTAGCGCTGGAATCGCTGGGAATTGCCACGGAGTTTAGCCACCACGAAACCGCGCCGGGCCAGCAAGAAATTGATCTGCGCCATGCGGACGTGCTCACCATGGCCGATAACATCATGACCTTCCGGCACGTGATCAAGCAGGTGGCCACCAACTCCAACGTGCGCGCCACCTTCATGCCTAAGCCCTTCGAACATTTACCGGGCTCTGGCATGCACACCCACTTGAGCCTTTTTGAAGGCCAATCCAATGCCTTCCACGATCCGGATGATGAATTCTCTTTGTCCCAGACCGGCCGCCAGTTCATCGCCGGCATCCTGGAGCACTCCACGGAGATGTCCGCGATTGTGAATCAGTGGACCAATTCTTATAAGCGCTTGATGTTCGGCAACGAGGCGCCGGGCACAGCCACCTGGGGAGTATCGAATCGCTCCGCGCTGGTGCGCGTTCCCACCTACCGGCTTACCAAGGAAGAATCGCGCCGGGTAGAAATCCGCTCCATTGATGCCTCGATGAACCCCTACCTGGGCTATGCGGTGCTATTGGCAGCAGGCCTGCGAGGCATCCGCGAAGGCTACGAGCTCGATGATCCGGCCGAGGACGATGTCCACCAGCTCACTCGTCGCGAGCGCCGCGCGATGGGATATAAGGATCTACCCACCAGCCTGGATCAGGCCTTGCGAGAATTTGAAAAATCCGAGTTCATGGCAGAAGTCCTGGGCGAGCACGTCTTTGAGTTCTTCCTGCGCTCCAAGTGGGATGAGTGGCATCACTATCAGAGCCAAATCACCACCTTTGAACTGCGCAATAACCTGAACTTCTAG
- a CDS encoding bifunctional [glutamine synthetase] adenylyltransferase/[glutamine synthetase]-adenylyl-L-tyrosine phosphorylase, which produces MRPAAVPSPVTLGLTRPHAAQDIEQLGWKNPESVDLLWTLAAVGDPDLALNNLIRIYEQAPELDDAVRSNETLRVRLFALLGASTAFGDHLAAHPELWRELEKPLPQSEEMLQSLLGAVDAEPADFADDIDRPDPARKDLSAPGTYRAGEGEHKQALRTTYRTLMMRIAACDVAGTFHARKGQTKPQPEVGFRQITALTTALADAALTASLACAVRTIYGDDPLDAQLAVMAMGKCGAGELNYISDVDVIFVGSEATPRATRLAAEFNRIGSTTFFEVDANLRPEGKSGALVRTLESHVAYYKRWAETWEFQALLKARAMTGYLPLGQDYLDQIRPMVWTASQRESFVEDVQAMRRRVLANVPAELKHRELKLGVGGLRDIEFAVQLLQLVHGRSDETLRALSTVEALEALISAGYVGREDGTQLIEAYEFLRLLEHRLQLERFRRTHTLPEKDDEGGMKWLARIAGFYPQGTKSAAERMLSHLRRIRLRISELHSRLFYRPLLNSVVTMSADELKLSPEAAKLQLAALGYNHPNRAFEHLTSLAAGTSRKARIQAILLPTLMEWLADTADPDMGLLNYRKLSEAANDRSWFLRMLRDEGIVGQRLMHILGTSPFTSDLIISAPDSVKQLSDGATGPKLLETKPEQVSKALVNSSKRHADPDKAVAVARSLRRVELARIASADLLGFMPVKQVCHELSTIWDAVLEAALRAEVRAWRLANEDAEPPARIAVIGMGRLGGMELGFGSDADVLVVAEPSEPADDSGAEGEAVKWAIGIVDKLRRRLSKPSGDPPLDVDLGLRPEGRSGAVARTISSYERYYREWGESWELQALLRAAFVAGDREVGERFISMVDSFRYPEGGASASTIRDIRRMKARVDNERLPRGADRNTHTKLGRGALSDIEWTVQLLTMMHAHEYAQLHDPSTLRVLDALEETAILSAGQVSDLREAWLMATDARNALVLVRGKRVDQLPGPGPQLAQVAGAAGWPPEENQEFLENYLKLTRHARKVVDEVFWGEEESFEHS; this is translated from the coding sequence ATGCGTCCTGCTGCTGTGCCTTCACCGGTCACACTAGGCCTTACCCGCCCGCATGCTGCGCAGGATATTGAGCAGCTGGGGTGGAAGAATCCGGAATCGGTGGATCTGTTGTGGACCCTCGCTGCCGTGGGCGACCCTGACCTGGCGCTCAATAACCTGATCCGCATCTATGAACAAGCCCCTGAGCTCGATGATGCCGTGCGTTCCAATGAAACCTTGCGCGTGCGCCTCTTCGCACTACTGGGGGCGTCGACCGCCTTTGGCGATCATCTCGCGGCGCACCCTGAACTGTGGCGAGAACTAGAAAAACCCCTTCCGCAGTCTGAAGAGATGCTGCAAAGCTTGCTCGGTGCCGTCGACGCCGAGCCCGCGGACTTTGCGGATGACATTGACCGGCCCGATCCGGCGCGCAAGGACTTGAGCGCGCCGGGCACTTACCGCGCCGGCGAGGGGGAGCATAAGCAGGCGCTGCGCACGACCTACCGCACTTTGATGATGCGCATTGCCGCCTGCGATGTGGCGGGCACCTTTCATGCACGAAAGGGCCAAACTAAGCCGCAGCCGGAGGTAGGGTTCCGCCAGATTACGGCGCTGACTACCGCGCTTGCCGACGCCGCCTTAACCGCCTCCCTTGCCTGCGCCGTGCGCACCATCTACGGCGATGACCCCTTGGATGCACAGCTGGCAGTCATGGCAATGGGCAAGTGTGGCGCAGGCGAGCTGAACTATATCTCCGATGTGGACGTCATCTTCGTCGGCAGCGAGGCAACCCCTAGGGCCACGCGGCTAGCGGCGGAGTTTAATCGCATTGGATCCACCACCTTCTTCGAGGTGGATGCGAACCTGCGACCCGAGGGAAAATCGGGCGCATTGGTGCGCACCTTGGAATCTCACGTGGCCTACTACAAGCGGTGGGCGGAGACGTGGGAATTCCAAGCGCTCCTTAAAGCGCGCGCTATGACGGGCTACCTCCCACTAGGCCAGGACTATTTGGACCAGATTCGCCCGATGGTGTGGACGGCGTCGCAACGCGAATCCTTCGTGGAAGACGTACAGGCCATGCGCCGCCGGGTGCTGGCCAATGTTCCCGCAGAGCTCAAACACCGCGAGCTGAAGCTAGGCGTGGGTGGCCTGCGCGATATCGAATTTGCGGTCCAGCTCTTGCAATTGGTCCACGGGCGCTCTGATGAGACGCTGCGTGCGCTTTCCACGGTGGAGGCGCTGGAGGCGCTGATTTCAGCGGGGTACGTCGGCCGCGAGGACGGCACCCAGCTCATTGAAGCCTATGAATTCCTGCGCCTGCTCGAGCACCGCCTGCAATTGGAGCGCTTCCGCCGCACGCACACGCTGCCGGAAAAGGACGATGAAGGGGGAATGAAGTGGCTGGCGCGCATCGCCGGCTTTTATCCGCAGGGCACCAAGTCGGCAGCCGAGCGCATGCTGTCGCACCTGCGCCGGATTCGCTTACGGATTTCCGAGCTGCACTCGCGCCTGTTCTACCGGCCGCTGCTTAATTCCGTGGTCACCATGTCCGCTGATGAGCTTAAGCTTTCGCCGGAGGCCGCCAAGCTGCAGTTGGCCGCGTTGGGCTATAACCACCCTAACCGCGCTTTCGAGCACCTGACCTCCCTGGCGGCGGGAACCTCGCGCAAAGCACGCATCCAGGCGATTTTGCTGCCTACCTTGATGGAATGGCTCGCCGATACCGCAGACCCCGATATGGGTCTGTTGAATTATCGCAAGCTCTCGGAGGCCGCGAACGATAGGTCGTGGTTCTTGCGCATGCTGCGCGATGAAGGAATTGTGGGCCAGCGGCTCATGCATATCCTGGGTACCTCGCCTTTTACCTCTGATCTAATTATTAGCGCGCCGGATTCGGTCAAGCAGCTTTCCGACGGCGCCACTGGCCCCAAATTGCTAGAAACCAAGCCCGAACAGGTTTCCAAGGCGCTGGTCAATTCCAGCAAACGCCACGCCGACCCGGATAAAGCGGTAGCGGTGGCGCGCTCGTTGCGCCGAGTGGAGCTCGCCCGCATCGCCAGTGCGGATTTGCTGGGCTTTATGCCGGTCAAGCAGGTGTGTCACGAGCTATCCACAATTTGGGATGCCGTTCTTGAGGCTGCACTTCGCGCCGAGGTGCGCGCGTGGCGCCTTGCCAACGAAGATGCAGAGCCGCCAGCGCGCATCGCCGTCATTGGCATGGGCCGCTTGGGAGGCATGGAGCTGGGATTTGGCTCAGATGCGGATGTGCTTGTGGTGGCAGAACCCAGCGAACCGGCCGATGACTCTGGTGCGGAAGGGGAGGCCGTGAAGTGGGCCATCGGGATCGTCGATAAGCTTCGGCGCCGCCTGTCTAAGCCTTCAGGCGACCCACCATTGGACGTCGATTTGGGCCTGCGCCCGGAGGGCCGTTCTGGTGCGGTGGCACGCACCATCTCCTCCTATGAGCGCTACTACCGCGAGTGGGGCGAGTCGTGGGAGCTGCAGGCTTTGTTGCGCGCGGCCTTCGTGGCTGGCGATAGGGAAGTAGGCGAGCGATTTATATCCATGGTCGATAGCTTCCGCTACCCAGAAGGCGGCGCGAGCGCCTCGACCATTCGCGATATCCGGCGCATGAAGGCGCGCGTGGACAATGAGCGTCTGCCGCGCGGTGCGGACCGTAATACTCATACCAAGTTGGGGCGCGGTGCGCTCTCAGATATTGAATGGACTGTGCAGCTCCTGACCATGATGCATGCCCACGAGTATGCCCAACTGCACGATCCGTCCACACTGCGCGTGCTCGATGCCTTGGAGGAAACCGCAATCCTGTCTGCCGGGCAGGTCTCGGACCTGCGCGAGGCCTGGCTTATGGCTACCGACGCCCGCAATGCATTGGTGCTCGTGCGCGGCAAGCGCGTGGACCAGCTGCCCGGGCCCGGCCCGCAGCTGGCCCAGGTGGCCGGTGCCGCTGGCTGGCCGCCGGAGGAGAACCAAGAGTTTCTAGAAAACTATCTGAAACTTACCCGCCATGCCCGGAAGGTTGTCGATGAGGTCTTCTGGGGCGAGGAGGAATCCTTCGAGCATTCTTAG
- a CDS encoding TDT family transporter: MGTSIVSRLLVEEGLMILAGIFAAIACVIFVVLTAGFLRYRHPSFERTTMAEWSMFFIGILALGAALSGLTDIPTFRLVGFWIGGPVTVIAWAIQLTRFDGEPKFTWGLPLVGPMISASVSGWLAHDYGPLYHVMGTVFFFMSLVTAVPTFARVYWAAWHGKVDFTGAKSATAWVPLGVVGQSTTAMQILFPGPVSVYYGVTALIIAIPLSIYAMFTFYPNVARWVPYSPAWWSCTFPPGTVSMGGHQLALVNGSKLIDAIALTIPVLLTAHWMLCSTRFLSWVWEGKKETGPEEPLIKSGPNR, translated from the coding sequence ATGGGCACCTCCATCGTCTCGCGCCTGCTCGTGGAAGAAGGATTGATGATCTTGGCCGGCATTTTTGCCGCCATCGCGTGCGTCATCTTTGTCGTTCTCACCGCGGGCTTCTTGCGCTACCGCCACCCCAGCTTTGAGCGCACCACTATGGCGGAGTGGTCGATGTTTTTCATCGGAATCTTGGCGCTCGGTGCCGCGCTTTCCGGGCTGACGGATATCCCTACATTCCGGCTCGTGGGCTTTTGGATCGGTGGTCCGGTTACGGTTATTGCGTGGGCTATCCAGCTCACGCGCTTTGATGGCGAGCCGAAGTTCACCTGGGGCCTGCCGCTGGTCGGCCCCATGATTTCGGCTTCCGTTTCCGGTTGGCTAGCTCATGATTACGGCCCGCTCTACCACGTGATGGGTACGGTATTTTTCTTCATGTCCCTGGTGACGGCGGTGCCCACCTTCGCCCGCGTGTACTGGGCCGCATGGCACGGCAAGGTGGATTTCACGGGCGCGAAATCGGCCACCGCATGGGTCCCACTTGGCGTGGTGGGCCAGTCCACCACGGCAATGCAGATTCTCTTCCCTGGACCGGTATCCGTCTATTACGGCGTTACGGCGCTTATTATCGCCATTCCGCTGTCCATCTACGCGATGTTTACCTTCTATCCCAATGTGGCACGGTGGGTTCCGTACTCGCCGGCGTGGTGGTCCTGCACCTTCCCGCCGGGAACCGTGAGCATGGGCGGCCACCAGCTGGCATTAGTCAATGGCTCCAAGCTTATCGACGCCATTGCGCTCACCATCCCCGTCCTCCTCACCGCACACTGGATGCTGTGCTCCACCCGCTTCCTCAGCTGGGTGTGGGAAGGAAAGAAGGAAACCGGCCCTGAAGAGCCACTTATTAAGTCTGGGCCCAACAGGTAG
- a CDS encoding MFS transporter, with amino-acid sequence MSQPNPREVITTQALSIWVAAMAVYLVAITGRTSFGVAGLDAIERFDVDAGRIAVFTSVQLGVYALAQIPTGILIDKFGPRLLLVVGAVIMGVGQVVLGFTTSYGVAIAARVLIGAGDATAFLSVMRILPYWFPLHRTPMFTQVTSSLGQMGQFISAVPFLWLLGAAGWTAAFVTLGAVGILVAIAAIVAVADSPEKLGIIPTEKEPPNSQATSIPARLKTVFRSPVAWQAYFIHYIGMLPLIVFVMLWGMPMMTQGMEMSKAKSSLVLTLLAIFLVFVGPLHGKISSRAQHVRPWLSLGFVAIHVLTWLIFFTFGTDSGLAAILVVSFITALCTPTANYGFDIVRERMDRSVVATATGLGNMGGFTSGMLGAQLFGMVLDHSSDAPDYSMPDFTAAAAAVLAVWVVGMIGVVITHFLRRRAGENGPSVTIVEVS; translated from the coding sequence ATGTCGCAGCCGAATCCCAGAGAAGTCATTACCACTCAGGCTTTAAGCATTTGGGTAGCCGCCATGGCGGTCTACCTCGTAGCGATTACCGGCCGTACCTCTTTTGGTGTGGCCGGTTTGGATGCCATTGAGCGCTTCGATGTCGATGCCGGCCGTATCGCGGTCTTTACCTCTGTGCAGTTGGGCGTGTATGCCCTAGCCCAAATACCCACCGGCATCTTGATTGATAAATTTGGCCCGCGCCTACTCCTCGTGGTCGGCGCCGTCATTATGGGTGTAGGCCAAGTGGTGCTGGGCTTTACCACCAGCTATGGCGTAGCCATTGCCGCGCGCGTGCTCATCGGCGCAGGCGATGCCACAGCGTTTCTCTCCGTGATGCGCATCCTGCCTTATTGGTTCCCACTGCACCGCACACCCATGTTCACCCAGGTGACGTCCTCGCTGGGGCAAATGGGTCAGTTCATTTCCGCGGTTCCCTTCCTGTGGTTGCTGGGTGCGGCCGGATGGACCGCTGCCTTCGTTACCCTTGGCGCGGTGGGCATCCTGGTAGCCATCGCCGCCATCGTGGCGGTGGCAGACTCACCAGAGAAGTTAGGGATTATCCCCACGGAGAAGGAACCACCCAACTCGCAGGCCACCAGCATCCCGGCCCGCTTGAAAACGGTATTCCGTTCCCCAGTGGCCTGGCAGGCTTACTTCATCCACTACATCGGCATGCTCCCGCTCATCGTTTTTGTCATGCTGTGGGGCATGCCCATGATGACCCAGGGCATGGAGATGTCCAAGGCTAAGTCCAGCCTGGTACTTACCTTGCTGGCGATATTCTTGGTCTTCGTCGGCCCCCTGCACGGCAAAATTTCCTCCCGCGCGCAGCATGTCCGCCCATGGCTTAGCCTCGGGTTTGTAGCAATTCACGTGCTGACCTGGCTGATTTTCTTTACCTTTGGCACCGACAGCGGACTAGCCGCAATCTTGGTGGTGTCCTTCATTACTGCGCTCTGCACGCCAACGGCCAACTATGGCTTCGATATCGTGCGTGAGCGCATGGACCGCTCCGTGGTGGCCACAGCTACGGGCCTGGGCAATATGGGCGGGTTTACCTCCGGCATGTTGGGTGCGCAGCTCTTTGGCATGGTCTTGGACCACTCCTCCGACGCCCCTGATTACTCCATGCCGGATTTCACTGCGGCCGCGGCTGCGGTACTAGCCGTTTGGGTAGTAGGCATGATTGGTGTGGTCATCACCCACTTCCTTCGCCGTCGCGCCGGCGAGAACGGGCCTTCTGTCACCATCGTGGAGGTTTCCTAG
- the thrC gene encoding threonine synthase — translation MKYISTRDTARQPASFTDILLGGLAPDGGLYLPESYPQLDTATLNSWRRLLADEGYAALAAEVLKLFIDDIPAQDIEAIAARAYTSPKFADPEIVPVTELGEGLFIGHLSEGPTAAFKDMAMQLLGELFEYELARRGETLNILGATSGDTGSSAEYAMRGRHGIRVFMLTPAGRMTAFQQAQMFGLDDPNIFNIALDGVFDDCQDVVKAVSGDADFKAAYRIGAVNSINWARLMAQVVYYISCWLKVTETADQKVSFSVPTGNFGDICAGHIARQMGLPIDRLIVATNENDVLDEFFRTGNYRPRPAAETMATSSPSMDISRASNFERFAFDLLGRDAAETAELFGTKVKEGGFSLDHDKIAAAREDYGFLSGSSSHADRLATIKDVHERFDYLADPHTADGIKVARGAQREGVKTPIVCLETALPVKFAETITEAIGSAPEPPERFAGILDTERHVKDLPNDAAAVKDYITTSIQKTEV, via the coding sequence GTGAAGTACATTTCGACCCGCGATACCGCCCGTCAGCCCGCATCTTTTACAGATATTCTCCTCGGCGGGCTTGCCCCCGATGGCGGTTTATACCTGCCTGAGAGCTACCCACAGCTAGATACCGCCACTTTAAATTCATGGCGCAGGCTCCTAGCGGACGAAGGCTACGCGGCACTTGCGGCCGAGGTACTTAAGCTTTTCATTGACGATATTCCAGCGCAAGACATCGAGGCCATCGCCGCCCGCGCCTATACCAGCCCTAAGTTCGCGGACCCGGAAATCGTTCCCGTCACCGAACTAGGCGAGGGCCTTTTCATCGGCCATCTATCTGAAGGACCTACTGCGGCATTTAAGGACATGGCCATGCAGCTTTTGGGGGAGCTCTTCGAATATGAGCTTGCTCGCCGCGGCGAGACCCTCAATATTCTGGGCGCTACTTCCGGCGATACGGGGTCCTCTGCGGAGTATGCGATGCGCGGGCGCCACGGCATTCGCGTCTTTATGCTCACCCCAGCCGGCCGCATGACGGCCTTCCAGCAGGCGCAGATGTTTGGGTTGGATGACCCGAATATCTTCAACATTGCCCTCGATGGCGTCTTCGATGATTGCCAGGATGTGGTCAAGGCGGTATCGGGAGATGCTGATTTTAAGGCCGCCTACCGCATTGGCGCGGTCAATTCCATTAACTGGGCACGGCTAATGGCCCAGGTGGTCTACTACATCTCCTGCTGGCTCAAGGTCACCGAAACCGCCGATCAAAAGGTTTCCTTTAGCGTTCCCACCGGTAACTTTGGCGATATCTGTGCCGGCCACATCGCTCGCCAGATGGGCCTTCCCATTGATCGCCTCATCGTGGCAACCAATGAGAATGATGTGCTGGATGAGTTCTTCCGCACCGGAAACTACCGGCCGCGTCCAGCCGCAGAGACCATGGCAACCTCTTCGCCGTCCATGGATATCTCGCGCGCCTCGAATTTTGAGCGCTTTGCGTTCGACTTGCTCGGCCGCGATGCAGCCGAAACCGCGGAGCTGTTCGGCACCAAGGTGAAAGAGGGCGGCTTTAGCCTCGACCACGACAAGATCGCCGCCGCCCGCGAAGACTATGGTTTCCTGTCCGGTTCCTCCAGCCATGCCGATCGCCTAGCCACCATCAAGGATGTGCACGAGCGCTTTGATTACCTGGCGGATCCGCACACGGCCGACGGCATCAAGGTGGCTCGTGGCGCACAGCGCGAGGGCGTCAAAACGCCAATCGTGTGCCTGGAGACCGCGCTGCCGGTGAAGTTTGCCGAGACCATCACAGAAGCCATCGGCTCTGCCCCTGAGCCGCCCGAGCGCTTTGCCGGCATCCTCGATACTGAGCGGCACGTCAAGGACTTGCCCAATGATGCCGCGGCGGTCAAGGATTACATCACCACGTCGATTCAGAAAACGGAGGTTTAG
- a CDS encoding AAA family ATPase, whose translation MLVDALSLKFKPDDYRAELPVFDYLADLGSFKLRSPVTVFVGENGIGKSSLLAGVASDLGCSPAGGRMDDPDEIVPRSPIRCDTEEVIQRAYFLRAEKHEYLIGRGDSAAERGGRSTLSQNVDLSRRSHGQSVFDLLYEHINGQGVYILDEPESGLSVIRQLALVGEIALAVDRGAQVIIATHSPILLACPGADIVELNDTGFERIAFDEAEAVAATRELLADPEGTIRFILNPE comes from the coding sequence ATGCTGGTTGATGCCCTAAGCCTGAAGTTTAAGCCTGATGACTACCGCGCCGAGCTGCCCGTCTTCGACTATTTAGCTGATTTGGGCAGCTTCAAGCTGCGAAGCCCCGTCACCGTCTTTGTAGGAGAAAACGGCATTGGTAAATCGAGCTTGCTCGCTGGCGTGGCTAGCGATTTGGGCTGTTCACCTGCGGGCGGCCGGATGGACGACCCAGATGAAATCGTTCCTCGTAGCCCCATTCGCTGCGATACAGAGGAAGTTATCCAGCGCGCCTACTTCTTGCGCGCCGAAAAGCACGAGTACTTGATTGGACGTGGGGATTCAGCGGCCGAACGTGGCGGCCGTTCGACTCTTTCTCAGAATGTGGATTTGTCCCGCCGCTCGCACGGACAATCCGTCTTCGACCTGCTTTACGAGCACATCAATGGCCAAGGCGTGTACATCCTTGATGAGCCAGAATCAGGTCTGTCCGTTATCCGGCAACTAGCCCTCGTAGGGGAAATTGCCCTAGCGGTTGACCGCGGCGCGCAAGTCATCATCGCCACGCACTCGCCGATTCTTCTTGCCTGCCCTGGTGCGGACATTGTGGAGCTCAACGATACTGGCTTTGAACGCATTGCCTTTGATGAAGCGGAAGCCGTGGCGGCTACCCGGGAGCTTTTGGCGGACCCTGAAGGAACCATTCGCTTTATCCTCAACCCAGAGTAA
- a CDS encoding NUDIX hydrolase yields the protein MPTPDFIVQLREKIGHDQIFVPACSAIIIRDVPADAALWEVPSVLLVKRSDNGTWTPVEGICEPGEEITTTALREVKEEVGLDAKVEALLGVGQSGPVTYPNGDECTFMGTALRVSVADGAEPVISDEENTEAGWFSVAKLPDSVSRRHRLMIADAVAQMKHPRGFAPRMGWMKRSERPGL from the coding sequence ATGCCGACTCCAGATTTTATTGTTCAGCTGCGCGAAAAGATTGGCCACGATCAGATCTTTGTGCCGGCCTGCAGCGCCATCATCATCCGCGATGTTCCGGCAGACGCCGCTCTCTGGGAAGTCCCCTCCGTGCTCCTAGTAAAGCGTTCCGATAACGGTACGTGGACCCCGGTGGAAGGAATCTGCGAGCCAGGCGAGGAAATTACTACCACCGCGCTGCGAGAAGTCAAAGAGGAAGTCGGTCTCGATGCCAAGGTGGAAGCGCTATTGGGCGTGGGGCAGTCCGGCCCCGTGACCTACCCCAACGGCGATGAGTGCACCTTTATGGGAACCGCGCTGCGCGTATCAGTAGCGGATGGCGCAGAACCGGTCATCAGCGATGAAGAAAATACCGAGGCTGGGTGGTTCTCCGTGGCGAAGCTTCCCGATAGCGTGTCGCGCCGCCACCGCCTCATGATTGCCGACGCCGTAGCCCAAATGAAGCATCCCCGCGGCTTTGCCCCGCGCATGGGCTGGATGAAGCGCAGCGAACGACCGGGACTGTAG
- a CDS encoding trypsin-like serine protease encodes MRTRRATSVFVACTAAFLAACSPVRGGEEPSFSALSYKNLIPNESYSPATAPLAPGTALDLSGDEPRPGAYFNYQSCTAAWSFTLADARTIAVTASHCGKPGDKVWAGTADGDFSYPAEPIGEVIYSDFYAEDSHDLDVAFIEITGSADYYVPGAVDNSVATSLAHLPHQVCKLGRVTDETCGTLSHDAEMAQLNSEGLQRDSLAARARVCSTNGDSGGPVYGEVEGKQTIVGVVSGTTQRLEEGHTCQTTQTDMELSFTLATDIQVLAKEVLGPMA; translated from the coding sequence ATGCGGACGCGGAGAGCAACTAGCGTCTTTGTAGCGTGCACGGCCGCGTTCCTTGCGGCCTGCAGCCCGGTGCGGGGTGGGGAAGAGCCAAGTTTCTCCGCCCTGTCTTATAAAAACCTCATTCCCAATGAGTCCTATTCCCCGGCCACGGCGCCGCTCGCTCCGGGCACCGCCTTGGATCTCTCCGGCGATGAACCGCGGCCGGGTGCCTACTTCAACTACCAGTCTTGTACCGCGGCATGGTCATTTACGCTTGCCGACGCCCGCACGATCGCCGTTACCGCTTCCCATTGCGGCAAACCCGGCGATAAGGTCTGGGCGGGAACCGCCGACGGCGACTTTAGCTACCCCGCCGAACCTATCGGCGAGGTCATCTACTCTGACTTTTATGCCGAAGACAGTCACGACCTCGATGTGGCCTTTATCGAGATCACCGGCAGCGCTGACTACTACGTCCCCGGGGCGGTAGACAATAGCGTCGCCACTTCCTTGGCTCACCTGCCGCATCAGGTATGCAAGCTTGGCCGCGTAACCGATGAGACCTGCGGTACGCTTTCCCATGATGCAGAGATGGCGCAGCTGAACTCGGAGGGACTCCAGCGGGATTCGCTCGCCGCTAGGGCGCGCGTATGCAGCACCAATGGAGACTCCGGTGGTCCGGTGTATGGCGAAGTAGAGGGAAAACAAACCATCGTGGGCGTGGTCTCCGGAACGACACAGCGCCTCGAAGAAGGCCACACCTGCCAAACCACGCAGACAGACATGGAGCTGTCTTTCACGCTGGCCACCGATATTCAGGTTCTAGCTAAAGAGGTCTTGGGACCCATGGCCTAA